DNA from Arthrobacter sp. FW305-BF8:
TCGAACTGCTTGGCCAGGATGCCGTGCTTGCCCGTGATCTCGGCGCGCAGGGTCGAAAGTTCAGAGACGAAACACTGTCCGAAGCTCCGGCCATCGCCCACTACAATGAATACATCATCAGCCTGGCAACGTCGCGCGGCCGCTAGGCCGTAGGACTCTTAATTTCGCACCATGGGGGGCATTTTGAATAAGCGCGCGCTTATTACCGGAATCACCGGACAAGACGGATCGTACCTGGCAGAGCTTCTTTTGAAGAAGGGTTACGAAGTCCACGGTTTGATCCGCAGGGCGTCGACGTTTAACACTGCGAGAGTCGACCACCTCTATATTGATCCCCACGATCCCAAGGCAAAGTTGTTTTTGCACTACGGAGATCTTAGTGACGGCGCAAGATTGGTCACCCTCCTGGCAAGTATCAAGCCCGACGAGGTGTACAACTTGGCCGCGCAGTCCCATGTCCGCGTTTCCTTCGATGAACCCGAGCACACGGCCGACACCACCGGTGTGGGATCCATCAGGCTGCTGGAAGCTGTCCGCATGTCGGGGATTGAAACCAAGTTCTATCAGGCTTCTTCTTCAGAAATGTTTGGGGCCACGCCTCCCCCTCAAGATGAGGAGACTCCTTTTTATCCCCGGTCTCCGTATGGGGCAGCAAAGGTCTACAGCTACTGGGTGACAAAGAATTACCGCGAGGCCTACGGCATGTTCGCAGTTAATGGCATCCTGTTCAATCACGAATCGCCTCGACGTGGCGAAACCTTCGTCACGCGAAAAATTACGCGTGCGGTAGCCGCAATCAAGGCCGGAAAGCAAGATCTCTTGTATATGGGAAATCTCGATGCGGTCCGAGACTGGGGCTATGCAGCTGAGTATGTCGAAGGCATGTGGCGAATGCTGCAGGCAGCTGAGCCGGAGGACTTTGTCCTAGCAACCGGTGGAAACTATACCGTCCGTGACTTTCTCCAAATCTCCTTCGAGCATGCTGGACTGAATTGGGAGGAGCATGTGAGATTCGACGAAAGGTACCTCCGGCCTACGGAAGTTGA
Protein-coding regions in this window:
- the gmd gene encoding GDP-mannose 4,6-dehydratase translates to MNKRALITGITGQDGSYLAELLLKKGYEVHGLIRRASTFNTARVDHLYIDPHDPKAKLFLHYGDLSDGARLVTLLASIKPDEVYNLAAQSHVRVSFDEPEHTADTTGVGSIRLLEAVRMSGIETKFYQASSSEMFGATPPPQDEETPFYPRSPYGAAKVYSYWVTKNYREAYGMFAVNGILFNHESPRRGETFVTRKITRAVAAIKAGKQDLLYMGNLDAVRDWGYAAEYVEGMWRMLQAAEPEDFVLATGGNYTVRDFLQISFEHAGLNWEEHVRFDERYLRPTEVDALVGDASKAQEKLGWKASVHTPELARIMVDADIEALKHAGNHWIDTVHLDSWNN